Proteins found in one Oncorhynchus gorbuscha isolate QuinsamMale2020 ecotype Even-year linkage group LG15, OgorEven_v1.0, whole genome shotgun sequence genomic segment:
- the LOC123997962 gene encoding collagen triple helix repeat-containing protein 1-like isoform X2, translating into MVSALTRLLLITCVILPFHGAEKLRKALDRKDVEYEKYNSCPQGPAGTPGREGNPGTNGIPGTPGIPGRDGIKGEKGECVSEVFEEPWKPNYKQCAWNSLNYGIDLGKIADCTFTKLRSDSALRVLFSGSLRLKCKTACCQRWYFTFNGAECTGPLPIEFIIYLDQGSPELNSTINIHRTSSVEGLCEGIRAGLVDVAIWVGTCADYPRGDASTGWNSVSRVFIEELPK; encoded by the exons ATGGTATCAGCTCTAACTCGTCTGCTGCTCATCACCTGCGTGATTCTACCTTTCCATGGAGCAGAGAAATTGAGAAAGGCACTTGACAGGAAGGATGTTGAATACGAAAAG tACAACAGCTGCCCCCAGGGTCCGGCTGGCACCCCTGGCAGGGAGGGTAACCCTGGCACCAATGGCATCCCTGGGACCCCTGGCATCCCGGGGCGCGATGGCAtcaagggggagaaaggagagtgtgtgagtgaggtgTTTGAGGAGCCCTGGAAACCCAACTACAAGCAGTGTGCCTGGAACTCACTCAACTATGGGATCGACTTGGGCAAGATAGCT GACTGTACATTCACCAAGCTGCGTTCAGACAGTGCCCTGCGTGTGCTCTTCAGCGGCTCCCTGAGGCTGAAGTGTAAGACAGCCTGCTGCCAGCGTTGGTACTTCACCTTCAACGGAGCTGAGTGTACAGGACCTCTGCCCATCGAGTTCATCATCTACCTGGACCAAGGCAGCCCTGAGCTCAACTCCACCATCAACATACACAGAACCTCATCTG TTGAAGGGTTGTGTGAGGGGATCCGGGCAGGCCTGGTGGACGTGGCTATCTGGGTGGGGACCTGTGCTGACTACCCCAGAGGAGATGCATCTACAGGGTGGAACTCTGTATCCAGGGTCTTCATAGAGGAGCTGCCCAAATGA
- the LOC123997963 gene encoding tRNA selenocysteine 1-associated protein 1-like gives MSCLWMGNLEPYMDEKFISRAFATMGELVVGVRIIRNKMNWGAAGYCFVELADEATAERCLRKVNGKPLPGATPPKRFKLNRATYGRQGENRGGYSDNRYSQPYSYNNNNQYYQQYPDYYSNWGYDQNTDSYGGYNYNHYDYSNQGYGETEDDGLEYPMVALDVVAANRQYMEESEELYDALTDCHWPALEPPGPTAVAPSKAQ, from the exons ATGAGTTGCTTATGGATGGGTAAC TTAGAGCCTTATATGGACGAGAAGTTCATCTCTCGTGCATTCGCCACCATGGGAGAGCTTGTGGTGGGGGTGAGAATCATCCGGAACAAAATGAACTG GGGTGCGGCAGGCTATTGCTTTGTTGAGCTGGCAGACGAGGCCACTGCTGAGAGGTGTCTCAGGAAAGTTAACGGGAAGCCTCTCCCTGGAGCCACACCG CCAAAGAGGTTCAAACTAAACCGCGCCACGTACGGAAGGCAAGGAGAGAACAG AGGTGGTTACTCAGACAACAGGTACAGTCAGCCATACtcgtacaacaacaacaaccagtacTACCAACAGTACCCTGACTACTACTCCAACTGGGGCTATGACCAGAACACAGACAGCTACGGAGGTTACAACTACAACCACTATGACTATAGCAACCAG ggTTATGGGGAGACTGAAGATGATGGACTGGAGT ACCCCATGGTGGCATTGGATGTGGTGGCTGCCAACAGGCAGTAcatggaggagagtgaggagCTGTATGATGCCCTCACAGACTGCCACTGGCCTGCCCTGGAGCCTCCTGGTCCTACTGCTGTTGCACCATCCAAGGCACAGTAG
- the LOC123997964 gene encoding frizzled-6-like — MIPRLVWVCLALIGARSCHAHSLFTCEPIKVHRCLGMLYNMTFFPNMMEHYDQDIAASRMEPFMPLVNLRCSPDVHHFLCQAFIPACTEDTKVIQPCRDLCEKVRSDCRKDIGTFGITWPPELQCDRLEYCLYSPDGSALPPTRLTTPKSSLSAKRDMGFWCPLQLKTRPGQGSTFLGARDCAPPCSNMYFKPHEIEFAKTFIGVCSIVCLCATLFTFLTFLIDVKRFRYPERPIIFYAVCYSFVSLIYFIGFLLGNNASCNKAVHPAAMDTVVLGSQSKGCTLLFMLLYFFSLAGIVWWVILTITWFLAAGPKWSCEAIEKKAVWFHSAAWGIPGALTVMLLALNKVEGDNISGVCFVGLYDLDALRYFVLAPLCIGVVVGLSLLLAGIVSLNNVRQVIQHDERNQEKLKKFMIRIGVFSGLYLVPLVTLQGCYIYEQSQRSTWENTWINDRCQEYSIPCSHKTTESGRPDLSLFLIKYLMTLVVGISAVFWVSSKKTCSEWAFFFNRTRKKDPISESRRVLQESCEFFLKHNSRVQHKKNHYNPGSHKLKVISKSMGTSTGASATGATGNHCTSALGNHEAIRGQASFSEARGSSDASAREKLERGSSTRGSRLGERDRERQPSGQALSGGKERAERRSKKGSSSKVSSRSELPQSPRGKDDSPGVNYQRRDRCPVDSTWL, encoded by the exons CCCTTCATGCCGTTGGTCAATCTGCGCTGCTCTCCAGACGTACATCACTTCCTGTGTCAGGCCTTTATCCCAGCATGCACTGAGGACACCAAAGTGATCCAGCCATGTCGTGACCTGTGTGAGAAAGTGAGGTCAGACTGCAGGAAGGACATCGGCACCTTCGGCATCACCTGGCCTCCGGAGCTGCAGTGTGACAG ATTGGAGTATTGCCTCTACTCTCCTGATGGCTCAGCCCTGCCACCAACCAGACTGACCACACCCAAGAGCTCTCTGTCTGCCAAGAGGGACATGGGCTTCTGGTGCCCCCTTCAGCTGAAGACTCGGCCCGGACAGGGATCCACGTTCCTAGGTGCCAGGGACTGCGCTCCCCCTTGCTCCAACATGTACTTCAAGCCCCATGAGATCGAGTTCGCCAAGACCTTCATCGGGGTGTGCTCCATCGTCTGCCTCTGCGCCACGCTCTTCAccttcctcaccttcctcatcGATGTCAAACGCTTCCGCTACCCCGAACGGCCAATCATCTTCTACGCCGTGTGCTACAGCTTCGTGTCGCTCATCTACTTCATTGGCTTCCTGCTGGGGAACAATGCATCCTGCAACAAG GCGGTGCACCCGGCTGCCATGGACACGGTGGTACTGGGCTCCCAGAGTAAAGGCTGTACGTTACTCTTCATGCTACTCTACTTCTTCTCCCTGGCCGGCATCGTCTGGTGGGTCATCCTCACAATCACCTGGTTCCTGGCCGCCGGGCCCAAGTGGAGCTGCGAGGCCATCGAGAAGAAGGCGGTGTGGTTCCACTCTGCCGCCTGGGGGATCCCTGGAGCACTAACCGTTATGCTACTGGCTCTCAACAAGGTGGAGGGAGATAACATCAGCGGGGTGTGCTTCGTGGGGCTCTATGATCTGGACGCGCTGCGGTACTTTGTGCTGGCGCCACTGTGTATCGGGGTTGTGGTTGGGCTGTCTCTGCTCCTGGCTGGGATCGTGTCGCTCAACAACGTGCGTCAGGTGATCCAGCACGATGAGAGGAACCAGGAGAAGCTGAAGAAGTTTATGATCCGTATCGGAGTGTTCAGTGGTCTGTACCTGGTGCCCCTGGTCACTCTGCAGGGGTGTTATATCTATGAACAGAGCCAGCGATCCACCTGGGAAAACACCTGGATCAATGACCGTTGCCAGGAGTACAGCATTCCCTGCTCACACAAG actacagagtctggtcgtCCAGACCTGTCCCTATTCCTAATTAAATACCTGATGACCCTGGTGGTTGGGATCTCAGCTGTGTTCTGGGTCAGCAGCAAGAAGACCTGCTCAGAATGGGCCTTCTTCTTCAACAGGACCAGGAAGAAAGA CCCCATTAGTGAGAGCCGAAGAGTTCTCCAGGAGTCCTGTGAGTTCTTCCTCAAACACAACAGCCGTGTCCAGCACAAGAAGAACCACTACAACCCCGGCTCCCACAAACTCAAGGTCATCTCCAAGTCCATGGGCACCAGCACCGGTGCCTCGGCCACAGGTGCCACAGGCAACCACTGCACCTCAGCATTGGGCAACCATGAGGCCATCCGGGGCCAGGCTTCTTTCTCTGAGGCCAGGGGCTCATCTGATGCCTCTGCCAGGGAGAAGCTGGAGAGGGGCAGCTCCACCCGTGGCTCCAGGctgggggagagggacagggagaggcagcCCAGTGGACAGGCCCTgtctggagggaaagagagggcagagagacgtAGTAAGAAGGGCAGCTCCAGCAAGGTTAGCAGCCGCTCAGAGCTTCCACAGAGTCCCAGAGGGAAG GATGACTCCCCCGGAGTGAACTATCAGAGACGAGACAGATGCCCAGTGGACAGCACCTGGCTTTAA
- the LOC123997962 gene encoding collagen triple helix repeat-containing protein 1-like isoform X1 — MVSALTRLLLITCVILPFHGAEKLRKALDRKDVEYEKCTGNDADKPNCTRISAESDSRTSYLNNMYNSCPQGPAGTPGREGNPGTNGIPGTPGIPGRDGIKGEKGECVSEVFEEPWKPNYKQCAWNSLNYGIDLGKIADCTFTKLRSDSALRVLFSGSLRLKCKTACCQRWYFTFNGAECTGPLPIEFIIYLDQGSPELNSTINIHRTSSVEGLCEGIRAGLVDVAIWVGTCADYPRGDASTGWNSVSRVFIEELPK; from the exons ATGGTATCAGCTCTAACTCGTCTGCTGCTCATCACCTGCGTGATTCTACCTTTCCATGGAGCAGAGAAATTGAGAAAGGCACTTGACAGGAAGGATGTTGAATACGAAAAG TGTACTGGAAACGATGCAGACAAACCAAACTGCACCAGAATCTCTGCTGAATCCGATTCAAGAACCTCTTATTTGAACAACATG tACAACAGCTGCCCCCAGGGTCCGGCTGGCACCCCTGGCAGGGAGGGTAACCCTGGCACCAATGGCATCCCTGGGACCCCTGGCATCCCGGGGCGCGATGGCAtcaagggggagaaaggagagtgtgtgagtgaggtgTTTGAGGAGCCCTGGAAACCCAACTACAAGCAGTGTGCCTGGAACTCACTCAACTATGGGATCGACTTGGGCAAGATAGCT GACTGTACATTCACCAAGCTGCGTTCAGACAGTGCCCTGCGTGTGCTCTTCAGCGGCTCCCTGAGGCTGAAGTGTAAGACAGCCTGCTGCCAGCGTTGGTACTTCACCTTCAACGGAGCTGAGTGTACAGGACCTCTGCCCATCGAGTTCATCATCTACCTGGACCAAGGCAGCCCTGAGCTCAACTCCACCATCAACATACACAGAACCTCATCTG TTGAAGGGTTGTGTGAGGGGATCCGGGCAGGCCTGGTGGACGTGGCTATCTGGGTGGGGACCTGTGCTGACTACCCCAGAGGAGATGCATCTACAGGGTGGAACTCTGTATCCAGGGTCTTCATAGAGGAGCTGCCCAAATGA
- the LOC123997961 gene encoding mitochondrial folate transporter/carrier-like: MSPATGLPASSGSHGSSTPFSITGHIQQVYSHVKIENLVAGLSGGVVSTLVLHPLDLVKIRFAVSDGLDLRPKYNGIIHCLRNVWQQEGVRGLYQGVTPNIWGAGASWGLYFFFYNAIKEYTKEGRQSELSATEHLLSAAQAGVLTLTLTNPIWVTKTRLVLQYNADPTRKQYKGMMDALVKIYRYEGIPGLYRGYVPGLFGTSHGALQFMAYEELKRDYNKYKKMPSEAKLNPLEYITMAALSKIFAVATTYPYQVVRARLQDQHNKYNGVLDVVGRTWRNEGAVGFYKGMVPNLIRVTPACCITFVVYENVSRFLMGQK; this comes from the exons ATGAGTCCTGCTACAGGACTTCCTGCTTCTTCGGGATCCCATGGAAGTAGCACACCTTTCTCCATAACTGGACATATCCAGCAAGTCTATAGCCATGTCAAAATAGAGAATTTGGTTGCAGGACTCAGTGGAGGAGTCGTGTCAACATTGGTGCTTCACCCTCTTGACCTAGTCAAAATCAGGTTTGCAG TGAGTGATGGACTGGACCTGAGACCTAAATATAATGGCATTATTCATTGTTTGAGAAATGTGTGGCAGCAGGAGGGGGTCCGAGGACTCTACCAAGGAGTCACCCCCAACATCTGGGGTGCTGGGGCATCATGGGGTCTCTACTTCTTCTT TTACAATGCCATCAAGGAGTACACTAAGGAAGGGCGTCAGTCTGAACTGAGTGCCACAGAACACCTGCTGTCAGCCGCCCAAGCAG GTGTATTGACTCTCACCCTAACCAACCCTATCTGGGTGACTAAGACTCGCCTGGTGCTGCAGTATAACGCTGATCCCACCAGGAAACAGTATAAAGGGATGATGGATGCACTGGTGAAGATCTACCGGTATGAGGGGATACCTGGACTGTACAGG GGGTATGTTCCTGGTTTATTTGGCACGTCACACGGGGCATTGCAGTTCATGGCCTATGAGGAGTTGAAGAGAGACTACAACAAATACAAGAAAATGCCTTCAGAAGCTAAACTG aATCCATTGGAATATATCACAATGGCAGCTCTATCCAAAATATTTGCTGTGGCTACCACATACCCTTACCAGGTGGTGCGGGCTCGCCTGCAGGACCAGCATAATAAGTACAATGGAGTCCTGGATGTGGTCGGGAGGACATGGAG GAATGAGGGAGCTGTAGGGTTCTATAAAGGCATGGTGCCCAACCTGATCCGTGTCACCCCAGCCTGCTGTATCACCTTCGTGGTCTATGAGAATGTGTCTCGCTTCCTGATGGGCCAGAAGTGA